A part of Oncorhynchus gorbuscha isolate QuinsamMale2020 ecotype Even-year linkage group LG09, OgorEven_v1.0, whole genome shotgun sequence genomic DNA contains:
- the LOC124043511 gene encoding major histocompatibility complex class I-related gene protein-like isoform X1, translated as MYFVVVLLLFGTLSTVNSETLSLSYIYTALSKPVELPGIHEFTAMGLMNDRQIDYYDSVDKKKIPKQDWMREKLPADYWEKGTQSRKSKEQWFKVNVDILMNRMRHNNTGVHILQWRHGCEIDKQPDGTLKFIKGTDQYSYDGDDFLAFDDATMQWVAPVDQALPTKRKWDGVQILNQYTKGYLEKECVDWLSKFMAYEDKEANKHSPPKVYAFAKKVKIAGHIRLTCMATGFYPKDVLMHIKKNGVQLTKQDGVQSDGVLPNDEESYQIRMSVQIPEADKETYECFVNHRTLKEPIVVKWDGKCCDCSQGTVAVIVAVVVAVIFLLAVVTLLLVLWRTGTICAGQTGALMPTGNQAPLNVTKDCASSTSSDSGQGSNECLERETMLTNGVTTEDANSTSSDSGQGSNERLESEVMLTNEAIGE; from the exons AGACATTGTCGCTGAGCTACATCTACACGGCCCTCTCAAAACCAGTTGAATTGcctggtatccatgagttcactGCCATGGGCCTGATGAATGACAGACAGATCGATTACTATGACAGTGTGGATAAAAAGAAGATTCCCAAACAGGACTGGATGAGGGAGAAGCTGCCAGCAGACTACTGGGAAAAAGGCACTCAGTCACGCAAGAGCAAGGAGCAGTGGTTCAAAGTCAACGTCGACATCCTGATGAACCGCATGAGGCACAACAACACTG GTGTCCATATCCTTCAGTGGAGGCATGGCTGTGAGATTGACAAACAGCCAGACGGCACATTGAAATTTATAAAGGGCACTGACCAATACAGCTACGATGGTGATGACTTCCTGGCCTTTGACGATGCCACTATGCAGTGGGTGGCCCCAGTTGATCAAGCTCTGCCGACTAAGAGGAAGTGGGACGGGGTGCAGATCCTCAACCAGTACACCAAGGGCTACCTGGAGAAGGAGTGTGTGGACTGGCTGTCCAAATTCATGGCATATGAGGACAAAGAGGCTAATAAGCACT CACCTCCAAAGGTCTATGCATTTGCTAAAAAAGTCAAAATTGCAGGACATATTCGACTGACCTGCATGGCCACAGGTTTCTATCCCAAAGATGTACTAATGCATATTAAGAAGAATGGCGTCCAATTGACCAAACAAGATGGAGTGCAGTCTGACGGAGTCTTACCCAATGATGAAGAGAGCTACCAGATCAGGATGAGTGTGCAGATTCCAGAGGCAGACAAGGAAACTTATGAATGCTTTGTCAACCATAGAACGTTGAAGGAGCCAATTGTGGTCAAATGGG ATGGAAAATGCTGTGATTGTAGCCAAGGCACAGTTGCTGtcattgttgctgttgttgttgcggTGATCTTCCTGTTAGCCGTGGTTACCTTACTTTTGGTTCTTTGGAGGACAGGCACAATAT GTGCTGGTCAAACAGGAGCTCTAATGCCTACTGGGAATCAGGCACCTCTGAATG TGACAAAAGATTGCGCTAGCAGCACTTCCTCTGACTCTG GTCAAGGCAGCAATGAATGTCTAGAGAGGGAGACAATGCTGACAAATGGAG TGACAACAGAGGACGCTAACAGCACTTCCTCTGACTCAG GTCAAGGCAGCAATGAACGTCTAGAGAGTGAGGTAATGCTGACAAATGAAG CCATTGGGGAGTGA
- the LOC124043511 gene encoding major histocompatibility complex class I-related gene protein-like isoform X2, whose translation MYFVVVLLLFGTLSTVNSETLSLSYIYTALSKPVELPGIHEFTAMGLMNDRQIDYYDSVDKKKIPKQDWMREKLPADYWEKGTQSRKSKEQWFKVNVDILMNRMRHNNTGVHILQWRHGCEIDKQPDGTLKFIKGTDQYSYDGDDFLAFDDATMQWVAPVDQALPTKRKWDGVQILNQYTKGYLEKECVDWLSKFMAYEDKEANKHSPPKVYAFAKKVKIAGHIRLTCMATGFYPKDVLMHIKKNGVQLTKQDGVQSDGVLPNDEESYQIRMSVQIPEADKETYECFVNHRTLKEPIVVKWDGKCCDCSQGTVAVIVAVVVAVIFLLAVVTLLLVLWRTGTICAGQTGALMPTGNQAPLNVTKDCASSTSSDSGQGSNERLESEVMLTNEAIGE comes from the exons AGACATTGTCGCTGAGCTACATCTACACGGCCCTCTCAAAACCAGTTGAATTGcctggtatccatgagttcactGCCATGGGCCTGATGAATGACAGACAGATCGATTACTATGACAGTGTGGATAAAAAGAAGATTCCCAAACAGGACTGGATGAGGGAGAAGCTGCCAGCAGACTACTGGGAAAAAGGCACTCAGTCACGCAAGAGCAAGGAGCAGTGGTTCAAAGTCAACGTCGACATCCTGATGAACCGCATGAGGCACAACAACACTG GTGTCCATATCCTTCAGTGGAGGCATGGCTGTGAGATTGACAAACAGCCAGACGGCACATTGAAATTTATAAAGGGCACTGACCAATACAGCTACGATGGTGATGACTTCCTGGCCTTTGACGATGCCACTATGCAGTGGGTGGCCCCAGTTGATCAAGCTCTGCCGACTAAGAGGAAGTGGGACGGGGTGCAGATCCTCAACCAGTACACCAAGGGCTACCTGGAGAAGGAGTGTGTGGACTGGCTGTCCAAATTCATGGCATATGAGGACAAAGAGGCTAATAAGCACT CACCTCCAAAGGTCTATGCATTTGCTAAAAAAGTCAAAATTGCAGGACATATTCGACTGACCTGCATGGCCACAGGTTTCTATCCCAAAGATGTACTAATGCATATTAAGAAGAATGGCGTCCAATTGACCAAACAAGATGGAGTGCAGTCTGACGGAGTCTTACCCAATGATGAAGAGAGCTACCAGATCAGGATGAGTGTGCAGATTCCAGAGGCAGACAAGGAAACTTATGAATGCTTTGTCAACCATAGAACGTTGAAGGAGCCAATTGTGGTCAAATGGG ATGGAAAATGCTGTGATTGTAGCCAAGGCACAGTTGCTGtcattgttgctgttgttgttgcggTGATCTTCCTGTTAGCCGTGGTTACCTTACTTTTGGTTCTTTGGAGGACAGGCACAATAT GTGCTGGTCAAACAGGAGCTCTAATGCCTACTGGGAATCAGGCACCTCTGAATG TGACAAAAGATTGCGCTAGCAGCACTTCCTCTGACTCTG GTCAAGGCAGCAATGAACGTCTAGAGAGTGAGGTAATGCTGACAAATGAAG CCATTGGGGAGTGA